One genomic region from Ornithinimicrobium flavum encodes:
- a CDS encoding AAA family ATPase, producing the protein MFSESVYGPGSADPAEDGSGPEGWVVKGNSGSMLFHTEESPSYDAVRAEVVVRERGGRARGRLRALGPAPALSRSHEAAEGAHREVRPFRVPGLAARGPLGDHDPMDAGERGRSAPTLFLTVGLPGTGKTTAARQLERQGALRLTKDDWVKALYGTENPAAAQAVIEGRLVEIALRGLELGIDVVVDFGLWSRDERTALRHAAAERGARVVLVHREVDPAEQRRRLDRRQSEAPGASWPMSDEELRDWAAAMETPSPGELDGSDPVGAPPSGFATWDDWRRHRWPPSVP; encoded by the coding sequence GTGTTCTCGGAGTCCGTCTACGGTCCCGGCTCGGCCGACCCGGCCGAGGACGGCTCGGGCCCGGAGGGCTGGGTGGTGAAGGGCAACTCCGGCTCGATGCTCTTCCACACCGAGGAGTCGCCGAGCTATGACGCGGTGCGTGCCGAGGTTGTGGTTCGAGAGCGAGGAGGCCGCGCGCGCGGCCGGCTTCGCGCACTGGGACCGGCGCCGGCGCTGAGCCGCAGCCACGAGGCAGCAGAAGGGGCGCACCGGGAGGTGCGCCCCTTCCGCGTCCCGGGCCTGGCAGCCCGCGGCCCGCTCGGCGATCATGACCCCATGGATGCCGGAGAGCGGGGCAGGTCCGCGCCGACGCTGTTCCTCACCGTCGGGCTGCCGGGCACCGGGAAGACCACCGCCGCCAGGCAGCTCGAGCGGCAGGGGGCGCTGCGCCTGACCAAGGACGACTGGGTGAAGGCCTTGTACGGGACCGAGAACCCTGCCGCCGCCCAGGCCGTGATCGAGGGCCGGCTGGTCGAGATCGCCCTGCGCGGTCTCGAGCTCGGGATCGACGTGGTGGTCGACTTCGGCCTGTGGAGCCGGGACGAGCGGACGGCGCTGCGTCACGCAGCCGCGGAGCGCGGGGCTCGCGTCGTCCTGGTCCACCGTGAGGTCGACCCGGCGGAGCAGCGCAGACGGCTCGATCGGCGCCAGTCCGAGGCTCCGGGGGCCAGCTGGCCGATGTCGGACGAGGAGCTCCGCGACTGGGCGGCGGCGATGGAGACCCCGTCGCCCGGCGAGCTCGACGGCTCCGATCCCGTCGGCGCTCCCCCCTCGGGCTTTGCGACCTGGGACGACTGGCGGCGGCACCGTTGGCCACCGTCGGTCCCCTGA
- a CDS encoding DedA family protein — MLLFLLGSALGRARFRSLWGRLPLVDMTDLDRTEAWFARHGGKAVFFGRMIPIFRSLISIPAGIEGMPLPKFLLLTTAGSGIWNTLFVVAGYQLGENWHLVESYAGVLQKVVIVVVLGLVAWWLVRRVRTVRDRAGASRDGQV, encoded by the coding sequence ATGCTGCTCTTCCTCCTCGGCTCGGCCCTGGGGCGGGCCCGGTTCCGCTCCCTCTGGGGACGGCTGCCCCTCGTCGACATGACCGACCTGGACCGGACCGAGGCGTGGTTCGCCCGCCACGGTGGGAAGGCCGTCTTCTTCGGGCGGATGATCCCGATCTTCCGCAGCCTGATCTCCATACCCGCAGGCATCGAGGGGATGCCGCTGCCCAAGTTCCTGCTGCTCACCACCGCCGGGAGCGGCATCTGGAACACGCTGTTCGTGGTGGCGGGATACCAGCTGGGGGAGAACTGGCACCTGGTCGAGTCCTACGCCGGTGTCCTGCAGAAGGTGGTCATCGTCGTGGTCCTGGGCCTGGTCGCGTGGTGGCTGGTCCGGCGGGTCCGCACCGTCCGCGACCGCGCCGGGGCCTCCCGCGACGGCCAGGTATGA
- a CDS encoding transglutaminase-like domain-containing protein — MATIGTSVAEQVDRAQESFSVTLDGEPLEVLDVLDDASGTRWHVVRDVAPGQLLVSYSALVRDGGASRPVTELDRIHYVRPSRYVDLDRLEAVARAEVGEVVGEQGVLDVATWVHEHLRYVVGSSRVTDGASDTYLARRGVCRDFAHLTMALLRARGVPARMVACYAPGLAPMDFHAVVEAAVGDRWVVVDPTRLAPRPSLVRIGAGADASETSFLTVHTGGLSFGRLTVTAAVEDADLPVDDHLGTVEIG, encoded by the coding sequence GTGGCCACGATCGGGACCTCGGTCGCCGAGCAGGTGGACCGGGCGCAGGAGAGCTTCTCGGTGACCCTCGACGGCGAGCCGCTGGAGGTGCTGGACGTGCTCGACGACGCGTCGGGCACCCGGTGGCACGTGGTCCGTGACGTGGCCCCGGGGCAGCTGCTGGTCAGCTACTCCGCGCTCGTGCGGGACGGCGGGGCCAGCCGGCCGGTGACCGAGCTGGACCGCATCCACTACGTGCGGCCCAGCCGCTACGTCGACCTCGACCGGCTCGAGGCGGTCGCCCGCGCCGAGGTGGGGGAGGTGGTGGGGGAGCAGGGGGTCCTGGACGTCGCGACCTGGGTGCACGAGCACCTGCGCTACGTCGTGGGCAGCTCCCGCGTGACCGACGGGGCGAGCGACACCTACCTCGCGCGGCGCGGGGTCTGCCGCGACTTCGCCCACCTGACGATGGCCCTGCTGAGGGCCCGCGGCGTCCCGGCCCGGATGGTCGCCTGCTACGCCCCCGGCCTGGCCCCGATGGACTTCCACGCCGTCGTCGAGGCCGCGGTCGGCGACCGCTGGGTCGTCGTCGACCCGACCCGGCTCGCGCCCCGGCCCTCCCTCGTGCGTATCGGGGCCGGCGCCGACGCGAGCGAGACCAGCTTCCTCACCGTGCACACCGGGGGCCTGAGCTTCGGGCGGCTCACCGTCACCGCCGCCGTGGAGGACGCCGACCTCCCGGTGGACGACCACCTGGGCACCGTCGAGATCGGCTGA
- a CDS encoding transglutaminase family protein, whose product MLLRIVHRTGYEYTGAASHSFNEARMTPMSTLHQQVLHTKVDIAPAAWTNTYTDYWGTTVTQFEVHEPHQRLSVTASATVDVQRPEVTGQGLSWEELRSAEVFDDLSEYLLCSPSVEPPEDLRARVQEIADRSSTPSACAREIVDLVRDEMTYVSGSTGVHTRASEAWAGRAGVCQDMSNLTIGCLRTVGIPACYVSGYLLPAREPEIGQPYKGESHAWVCWWDGEWVGMDPTNGVQPGGRHVEVARGREYGDVPPLRGIYTGTRSSAMFVEVELTALRV is encoded by the coding sequence ATGCTGCTGCGGATCGTCCACCGGACGGGCTACGAGTACACCGGCGCCGCCTCGCACTCCTTCAACGAGGCCCGGATGACCCCGATGTCCACCCTGCACCAGCAGGTGCTGCACACCAAGGTCGACATCGCTCCGGCGGCGTGGACCAACACCTACACCGACTACTGGGGGACGACCGTCACCCAGTTCGAGGTGCACGAGCCCCACCAGCGGCTGAGCGTGACCGCCTCGGCCACCGTGGACGTCCAGCGTCCGGAGGTCACGGGGCAGGGTCTGTCGTGGGAGGAGCTGCGGTCGGCCGAGGTCTTCGACGACCTCAGCGAGTACCTGCTGTGCAGCCCCTCGGTGGAGCCTCCGGAGGACCTGCGGGCCCGGGTGCAGGAGATCGCGGACCGGTCCTCGACACCCTCCGCGTGCGCCCGGGAGATCGTCGACCTGGTCCGGGACGAGATGACCTACGTGTCCGGCTCCACCGGGGTGCACACCCGGGCCTCGGAGGCGTGGGCGGGACGGGCCGGGGTCTGCCAGGACATGTCCAACCTCACGATCGGCTGCCTGCGGACCGTCGGGATCCCGGCGTGCTACGTCAGCGGCTACCTCCTGCCCGCCCGGGAGCCCGAGATCGGCCAGCCCTACAAGGGCGAGTCGCACGCCTGGGTGTGCTGGTGGGACGGGGAGTGGGTCGGCATGGACCCCACCAACGGCGTGCAGCCCGGTGGCCGGCACGTCGAGGTGGCCCGCGGCCGCGAGTACGGCGACGTCCCTCCGCTGCGCGGCATCTACACCGGCACCCGGAGCAGCGCGATGTTCGTCGAGGTGGAGCTCACGGCGCTGCGGGTCTGA
- a CDS encoding alpha-E domain-containing protein, whose product MLSRIAESLYWIGRYLERAEDTSRLLEVHLTRLLEDPVVDEEEVSRILLRVMGIDDEASPDHHTVLQLLGWDESSSTSMVAAFHGARESARRSRETVSTEMWEAINTTWNMMRGNRLQHLPAHRACQLVRERCAVVGGIADSTMSHDEGWQYLLLGRSLERVDMTSRIIETAAYSADGPYAWTQTLRACGAHHAFVRTYRGDATDQRAAEFLLVDRLFPRSVLFALDRAEEALQALEGGTRVPSTEALRALGRARARFEFGALEDLTVDLPTRMSDLQRTCSAVNDAVSSHFFDGAGQTVWRAGVR is encoded by the coding sequence GTGCTGAGCCGGATCGCGGAGTCGCTCTACTGGATCGGTCGCTACCTCGAACGGGCTGAGGACACCTCCCGGCTCCTGGAGGTGCACCTGACCCGGCTGCTCGAGGACCCCGTCGTCGACGAGGAGGAGGTCAGCCGGATCCTGCTGCGCGTCATGGGCATCGACGACGAGGCCAGCCCCGACCACCACACGGTGCTGCAGCTGCTCGGGTGGGACGAGTCGTCCTCCACGTCGATGGTCGCCGCCTTCCACGGTGCCCGGGAGAGCGCGCGACGCTCGCGGGAGACCGTCTCCACCGAGATGTGGGAGGCGATCAACACCACGTGGAACATGATGCGCGGCAACCGTCTCCAGCACCTCCCCGCCCACCGGGCCTGCCAGCTGGTCCGTGAGCGCTGCGCCGTGGTCGGGGGCATCGCGGACTCGACGATGAGCCACGACGAGGGATGGCAGTACCTCCTGCTCGGCCGCTCCCTGGAGCGGGTGGACATGACCTCGCGGATCATCGAGACCGCCGCCTACAGCGCGGACGGCCCCTACGCCTGGACCCAGACGCTGCGGGCGTGCGGCGCCCACCACGCGTTCGTCCGGACCTACCGGGGCGACGCGACCGACCAGCGGGCCGCCGAGTTCCTCCTCGTGGACCGGCTCTTCCCGCGCTCGGTCCTCTTCGCCCTGGACCGGGCGGAGGAGGCGCTGCAAGCGCTGGAGGGTGGGACGCGCGTGCCGTCCACGGAGGCGCTGCGGGCCCTGGGCCGGGCGCGCGCCCGCTTCGAGTTCGGCGCGCTGGAGGATCTCACAGTGGACCTGCCGACGCGGATGAGCGACCTGCAACGGACGTGCTCGGCCGTCAACGACGCCGTGTCCAGCCACTTCTTCGACGGTGCCGGTCAGACGGTGTGGCGGGCGGGGGTGCGCTGA
- a CDS encoding circularly permuted type 2 ATP-grasp protein, protein MAGAFTDYPTSTSTFDEAVAADGRVRAAYDQVATQFEEFGLDDVRNRAEYVSKSYHDQGVTFDYEGEERPFPLDIVPRIIEASTWSHVEEGVGQRVRALEAFLADVYGAMQIVTDRVLPRHVVTTSKHYHRVAYGIQPVNGVRVHVSGIDLIRDAEGTFRVLEDNVRIPSGVSYVLTNRRAMTSTLPEVVGTHRIRPVAAYPDRLLRALRAAAPSGVQDPEVVVLTPGPYNSAYFEHSLLARLMGCRLVEGRDLVTQGGRVMMRTTHGLQPVHVIYRRVDDDFLDPVAFRNDSVLGCPGLLNAARAGNVTIANAVGNGVADDKLMYSYVPDLIRYYLGEEPLLPNVDTWRLEDPGHREEVLDRLDELVLKPVDGSGGKGIVIGPQADAAELDQLRTAVLRDPRGWIAQPVVQLSTIPTMVEEGMRPRHVDLRPFAINDGEKVWVLPGGLTRVALGEGDLIVNSSRGGGSKDTWVLSGDGRRSRFQRQSQRSLPLGTAPQVALTRSEAEPAEQEQQQQQTGGMPC, encoded by the coding sequence ATGGCCGGCGCCTTCACGGACTACCCCACGTCCACCTCGACCTTCGACGAGGCCGTGGCCGCCGACGGCCGGGTGCGGGCAGCCTACGACCAGGTCGCCACCCAGTTCGAGGAGTTCGGCCTGGACGACGTCCGCAACCGGGCGGAGTACGTCAGCAAGAGCTACCACGACCAGGGCGTGACCTTCGACTACGAGGGCGAGGAGCGGCCCTTCCCCCTGGACATCGTGCCGCGGATCATCGAGGCCTCGACGTGGTCGCACGTCGAGGAGGGCGTGGGCCAGCGCGTGCGTGCGCTGGAGGCCTTCCTCGCCGACGTCTACGGCGCCATGCAGATCGTGACCGACCGGGTCCTGCCGCGGCACGTGGTCACCACGAGCAAGCACTACCACCGGGTCGCCTACGGCATCCAGCCGGTCAACGGCGTGCGGGTCCACGTCTCCGGCATCGACCTCATCCGGGACGCCGAGGGCACCTTCCGCGTGCTGGAGGACAACGTCCGCATCCCCAGCGGGGTCTCCTACGTCCTGACCAACCGCCGTGCGATGACCTCCACCCTGCCGGAGGTGGTGGGGACCCACCGGATCCGGCCGGTGGCCGCATACCCCGACCGTCTGCTCCGCGCGCTGCGCGCGGCCGCACCGTCGGGGGTCCAGGACCCCGAGGTGGTGGTCCTGACCCCCGGGCCCTACAACTCGGCCTACTTCGAGCACAGCCTGCTGGCCCGGCTGATGGGCTGCCGGCTGGTCGAGGGGCGCGACCTGGTGACCCAGGGCGGGCGAGTCATGATGCGCACCACGCACGGGCTGCAGCCGGTCCACGTCATCTACCGTCGGGTCGACGACGACTTCCTGGACCCGGTCGCCTTCCGCAACGACTCAGTCCTCGGCTGCCCGGGCCTGCTCAACGCCGCCCGGGCGGGCAACGTTACCATCGCCAACGCGGTCGGCAACGGGGTCGCCGACGACAAGCTGATGTACTCCTACGTGCCCGACCTCATCCGCTACTACCTCGGGGAGGAGCCGCTGCTGCCCAACGTCGACACCTGGCGGCTGGAGGACCCCGGGCACCGCGAGGAGGTCCTGGACCGGCTCGACGAGCTGGTGCTCAAGCCGGTGGACGGCTCGGGCGGCAAGGGCATCGTCATCGGCCCGCAGGCGGACGCCGCCGAGCTCGACCAGCTGCGCACCGCGGTGCTGCGCGACCCGCGGGGGTGGATCGCCCAGCCGGTGGTGCAGCTCTCGACCATCCCGACGATGGTCGAGGAGGGTATGCGGCCCCGGCACGTGGACCTGCGGCCGTTCGCCATCAACGACGGGGAGAAGGTGTGGGTGCTGCCCGGCGGGCTGACACGGGTCGCGCTCGGCGAGGGGGACCTCATCGTCAACTCCAGCCGCGGCGGCGGGTCCAAGGACACGTGGGTGCTCTCCGGCGACGGGCGGCGCAGCCGCTTCCAGCGTCAGAGCCAGCGCTCGCTCCCCCTGGGGACCGCCCCCCAGGTCGCCCTCACCCGCTCCGAGGCCGAGCCGGCCGAGCAGGAGCAGCAGCAGCAACAGACCGGAGGTATGCCGTGCTGA
- the fbaA gene encoding class II fructose-bisphosphate aldolase has translation MPIATPEVYAEMIDRAKAGNFAYPAINVSSSQTLNAALKGFADAGSDGIIQVSTGGAEYFSGQGVKDMVTGSLAFSAFAHEVAKKYDVNIALHTDHCPKDKLDGFVRPLLQASIERVQQGGLPWFQSHMWDGSATPMEENLQIAEELLDLCQQARIILEVEIGVVGGEEDGVAHEINDKLYTTPEDAVATIRALGAGEKGRYLTALTFGNVHGVYKPGGVKLRPEILKAAQEAAAVELGRGGEDRPFDLVFHGGSGSSAQEISDAVDYGVVKMNIDTDTQYAFTRPVAGFMLTNYDGVLKIDGEVGNKKMYDPRTWGKEAEASMSARVVQACEHLRSAGTSR, from the coding sequence ATGCCGATCGCCACCCCTGAGGTCTACGCCGAGATGATCGACCGGGCCAAGGCGGGCAACTTCGCCTACCCGGCCATCAACGTCAGCTCCAGCCAGACCCTCAACGCCGCACTCAAGGGCTTCGCCGACGCGGGCAGCGACGGCATCATCCAGGTCTCCACCGGTGGTGCCGAGTACTTCTCCGGCCAGGGCGTGAAGGACATGGTGACCGGGTCCCTCGCCTTCAGCGCATTCGCGCACGAGGTCGCCAAGAAGTACGACGTCAACATCGCCCTGCACACCGACCACTGCCCCAAGGACAAGCTGGACGGCTTCGTCCGGCCGCTGCTGCAGGCCTCGATCGAGCGGGTGCAGCAGGGTGGGCTCCCCTGGTTCCAGTCCCACATGTGGGACGGCTCGGCGACCCCGATGGAGGAGAACCTGCAGATCGCCGAGGAGCTGCTCGACCTGTGCCAGCAGGCACGGATCATCCTCGAGGTCGAGATCGGCGTGGTCGGCGGCGAGGAGGACGGCGTCGCCCACGAGATCAACGACAAGCTCTACACCACCCCCGAGGACGCCGTCGCGACGATCCGGGCCCTGGGCGCCGGTGAGAAGGGCCGCTACCTCACCGCCCTCACCTTCGGCAACGTGCACGGTGTCTACAAGCCCGGTGGCGTCAAGCTGCGCCCCGAGATCCTCAAGGCGGCCCAGGAGGCGGCGGCCGTCGAGCTCGGTCGGGGCGGTGAGGACCGTCCCTTCGACCTGGTCTTCCACGGCGGCTCCGGCTCCTCCGCGCAGGAGATCTCGGACGCCGTCGACTACGGCGTCGTCAAGATGAACATCGACACCGACACCCAGTACGCCTTCACCCGGCCGGTCGCGGGCTTCATGCTCACCAACTACGACGGGGTCCTGAAGATCGACGGCGAGGTCGGCAACAAGAAGATGTACGACCCGCGCACCTGGGGCAAGGAGGCCGAGGCCTCGATGAGCGCGCGCGTCGTCCAGGCCTGCGAGCACCTCCGCTCGGCCGGGACCAGCCGGTGA
- a CDS encoding DUF3151 domain-containing protein, with protein sequence MSLGAGGDLLGIPPTELPEDPAAAELEAGDPRQVAASYPASCLAWARLAEEALAGSEPVAAYAYARTGYHRGLDQLRRSGWRGQGPVPWEHVPNRGFLRALAALAKAAGAIGETEEQTRCTEFLRASSTTAARELGL encoded by the coding sequence GTGAGCCTGGGCGCGGGGGGCGACCTGCTCGGCATACCCCCGACCGAGCTGCCGGAGGACCCCGCCGCCGCCGAGCTCGAGGCGGGGGACCCGAGGCAGGTGGCTGCCTCCTACCCCGCCTCGTGCCTGGCCTGGGCGCGGCTGGCCGAGGAGGCGCTGGCGGGCTCCGAGCCGGTCGCCGCCTACGCCTACGCCCGGACGGGCTACCACCGCGGTCTGGACCAGCTGCGCCGGTCCGGGTGGCGGGGCCAGGGGCCGGTGCCCTGGGAGCACGTGCCCAACCGCGGGTTCCTGCGGGCGCTCGCGGCACTGGCGAAGGCGGCCGGCGCGATCGGGGAGACGGAGGAGCAGACGCGCTGCACCGAGTTCCTCCGGGCCTCCAGCACCACCGCCGCCCGCGAGCTCGGTCTCTGA
- a CDS encoding response regulator transcription factor, whose product MKFAAQPGLSEPAELLYRHVLRSAPADLAQHADALGWPLRQTQRVFRDLERMRLARQAPDGLVRVDDPRASVGRLLDHEEAELDDRRRRVLRMRESLENFEFDYRRGLQLSGPRQPPWEEVSPAEAAAVVEQLHRTSQGPVLQVVRDVGTGPGHDQAVRRHWEEAASSGRVLRTILPLSILTDPQWHDFAERRAQLGEQQRYLPDEALRVEFAVFGRAGVLLHEGEAPDADYLLMRPRPVVEVLTTLFDELWRRAEPVHPPDARAGDVRLLELLSLGFKDEAIARQLGLGLRTVRRRIAGLMEEHGADTRFQLGLAVSRRGLVG is encoded by the coding sequence ATGAAATTCGCAGCCCAGCCCGGCCTGAGCGAGCCCGCCGAGCTCCTCTACCGCCACGTCCTGCGCTCCGCCCCGGCCGACCTGGCGCAGCACGCCGACGCGCTCGGCTGGCCCCTGCGGCAGACCCAACGCGTCTTCCGTGACCTGGAGCGGATGCGGCTCGCCCGGCAGGCCCCGGACGGGCTGGTGCGGGTGGACGACCCCCGGGCGAGCGTGGGTCGGCTGCTGGACCACGAGGAGGCCGAGCTCGACGACCGGCGGCGTCGGGTCCTGCGCATGCGCGAGTCGCTGGAGAACTTCGAGTTCGACTACCGGCGCGGGCTGCAGCTCTCCGGCCCGCGGCAACCGCCCTGGGAGGAGGTCTCGCCCGCCGAGGCCGCCGCCGTCGTCGAGCAGCTGCACCGAACCTCCCAGGGGCCGGTGCTGCAGGTCGTCCGCGACGTCGGCACCGGGCCCGGTCACGACCAGGCCGTCCGGCGTCACTGGGAGGAGGCCGCCTCCTCCGGGCGGGTCCTGCGCACCATCCTGCCGCTGTCGATCCTCACCGACCCGCAGTGGCACGACTTCGCCGAGCGACGGGCCCAGCTGGGGGAGCAGCAGCGCTACTTGCCTGACGAGGCCCTGCGGGTGGAGTTCGCCGTCTTCGGGCGGGCCGGCGTCCTGCTCCACGAGGGAGAGGCCCCGGACGCCGACTACCTGCTCATGCGGCCCCGGCCCGTCGTCGAGGTCCTCACCACCCTCTTCGACGAGCTCTGGCGGCGGGCGGAGCCGGTGCACCCCCCGGACGCCAGGGCAGGGGACGTCCGCCTGCTGGAGCTGCTCTCCCTCGGCTTCAAGGACGAGGCGATCGCCCGGCAGCTGGGGCTCGGCCTGCGGACGGTCCGTCGGCGCATCGCCGGGCTCATGGAGGAGCACGGTGCGGACACCCGCTTCCAGCTGGGTCTGGCCGTCAGCAGGCGGGGGCTGGTCGGGTAG
- a CDS encoding adenylosuccinate synthase, protein MPAIVLVGAQWGDEGKGKATDLLGSQIDYVVKFNGGNNAGHTVVVGDQKYALHLLPSGILTPGVTPVIANGVVIDLGVLISELDGLEARGVDTSRLRISANAHVIPPYNTVLDKVTERFLGKRRIGTTGRGIGPTYADKMNRIGIRVQDLYDESILRQKVEAALQGKNQLLLKVYNRRAIEVDEVLAELLEHAERIRPMVTDTVLELGTALDEGRTVLFEAGQATLLDVDHGTYPFVTSSNATAGGACTGSGVPPTRIDRVIGVFKAYTTRVGEGPFPTELDDEHGDHLRTVGAEFGTTTGRPRRCGWADVVIGRYATRVNGLTDVVLTKLDVLTGLEKIPVCVAYDVQGRRVDEMPVGQSDFHHATPVYEELPGWTEDITAARTFEDLPVTARRYVERLEELIGTRISVIGVGPGRDEVIVRHDLLGRDEA, encoded by the coding sequence ATGCCAGCGATCGTCCTGGTGGGCGCCCAGTGGGGCGACGAGGGCAAGGGCAAGGCGACCGACCTCCTGGGGTCGCAGATCGACTACGTCGTGAAGTTCAACGGAGGCAACAACGCCGGGCACACGGTCGTCGTCGGCGACCAGAAGTACGCCCTGCACCTGCTGCCCAGCGGCATCCTGACGCCCGGTGTCACCCCGGTCATCGCCAACGGCGTCGTCATCGACCTCGGGGTGCTCATCTCCGAGCTCGACGGGCTCGAGGCGCGCGGGGTCGACACCTCCCGGCTGCGGATCAGCGCCAACGCCCACGTCATCCCGCCCTACAACACCGTCCTCGACAAGGTGACCGAGCGCTTCCTCGGCAAGCGCCGGATCGGCACCACCGGGAGGGGGATCGGACCCACCTACGCCGACAAGATGAACCGCATCGGCATCCGGGTCCAGGACCTCTACGACGAGTCCATCCTGCGGCAGAAGGTCGAGGCGGCCCTCCAGGGCAAGAACCAGCTGCTCCTCAAGGTCTACAACCGCCGGGCGATCGAGGTGGACGAGGTGCTCGCCGAACTGCTCGAGCACGCGGAGCGGATCCGGCCGATGGTGACCGACACGGTGCTGGAGCTGGGCACCGCCCTCGACGAAGGGAGGACCGTCCTCTTCGAGGCCGGCCAGGCGACGCTGCTGGACGTCGACCACGGCACCTACCCGTTCGTGACGTCCTCCAACGCCACCGCCGGCGGCGCCTGCACCGGCTCGGGCGTGCCCCCCACCCGGATCGACCGCGTCATCGGGGTATTCAAGGCCTACACCACGCGGGTGGGTGAGGGCCCGTTCCCGACCGAGCTGGACGACGAGCACGGCGACCACCTGCGCACCGTCGGGGCCGAGTTCGGCACGACCACGGGCCGCCCGCGTCGCTGCGGCTGGGCCGACGTCGTCATCGGCCGCTACGCCACCCGGGTCAACGGCCTCACCGACGTCGTGCTCACCAAGCTCGACGTCCTCACCGGGCTGGAGAAGATCCCCGTGTGCGTCGCCTACGACGTGCAGGGTCGCCGCGTGGACGAGATGCCCGTCGGCCAGTCCGACTTCCACCACGCTACCCCGGTCTACGAGGAGCTGCCGGGGTGGACCGAGGACATCACGGCCGCCCGCACCTTCGAAGACCTGCCGGTCACGGCCCGGCGCTACGTCGAGCGGCTGGAGGAGCTGATCGGCACCCGCATCTCGGTCATCGGCGTCGGTCCCGGTCGCGACGAGGTCATCGTGCGTCACGACCTCCTTGGTCGCGACGAGGCCTGA
- a CDS encoding SRPBCC family protein, with protein MDVTVSTVYDAPRPLVAAVAGDPAHAERWSGTVHGVRWHGEPTVAAGSSFELLSRALGREMAATYRVVDLVPGERLVARVEGGAYPLEVTMTWWDEEPGSTGPRTGMALRRAGRPPVMATLGSGAVTLGMRRAMRRDLERLRLVLREEADAASRPGV; from the coding sequence ATGGACGTCACGGTCAGCACCGTCTACGACGCTCCCCGGCCCCTGGTCGCCGCGGTCGCCGGCGACCCGGCGCACGCCGAGCGGTGGAGCGGCACCGTCCACGGCGTCCGGTGGCACGGGGAGCCCACCGTCGCCGCGGGATCGTCCTTCGAGCTGCTGAGCCGGGCGCTGGGGCGGGAGATGGCCGCCACCTACCGTGTGGTGGACCTCGTCCCGGGGGAGCGCCTGGTGGCCCGGGTCGAGGGCGGTGCCTACCCGCTGGAGGTGACCATGACCTGGTGGGACGAGGAGCCGGGGTCCACCGGCCCCCGCACCGGGATGGCCCTGCGCCGCGCCGGCCGGCCACCGGTGATGGCGACGCTCGGGTCCGGGGCCGTCACGCTGGGGATGCGGCGCGCGATGCGGCGGGACCTGGAGCGGCTCCGCCTGGTGCTGCGTGAGGAGGCCGACGCCGCCTCACGGCCCGGCGTCTGA
- the ppk2 gene encoding polyphosphate kinase 2: protein MVQRMNLREYIDQLRIEGYSVRDATDEDPVLIAPDGNAVETWREGYPYDELMDDEIYQHEKYLLQVELLKFQYWTQDVGAKHIILFEGRDAAGKGGTIKRFTEHLNPRAARVVALNKPSSTEQGQWYFQRYINHLPTAGEIVLFDRSWYNRSGVERVMGFCSDDDYETFMRQAPRVEQMLVESGTTVTKFWFSVTQDEQRTRFALRQIDPVRRWKLSPMDLESLDRWEDYTAAKQETFNRTDKKHAPWTVIKSNDKKRGRINALRAFLHQFDYEGKDDSVVYSPDPLIVSRAKHTDED from the coding sequence ATGGTCCAGCGCATGAACCTTCGCGAGTACATCGACCAGCTGCGCATCGAGGGTTACTCCGTGCGGGACGCCACCGACGAGGACCCGGTGCTCATCGCCCCCGACGGCAACGCCGTGGAGACCTGGCGCGAGGGCTACCCGTACGACGAGCTCATGGACGACGAGATCTACCAGCACGAGAAGTACCTCCTGCAGGTCGAGCTGCTGAAGTTCCAGTACTGGACCCAGGACGTCGGGGCCAAGCACATCATCCTCTTCGAGGGCCGCGACGCCGCCGGCAAGGGCGGGACGATCAAGCGCTTCACCGAGCACCTCAACCCGCGCGCCGCCCGCGTCGTCGCGCTGAACAAGCCCTCCTCCACCGAGCAGGGCCAGTGGTACTTCCAGCGCTACATCAACCACCTGCCCACCGCGGGGGAGATCGTCCTGTTCGACCGCAGCTGGTACAACCGGTCGGGCGTCGAGCGGGTCATGGGCTTCTGCAGCGACGACGACTACGAGACCTTCATGCGCCAGGCCCCGCGGGTCGAGCAGATGCTCGTCGAGAGCGGGACGACGGTCACCAAGTTCTGGTTCTCCGTCACCCAGGACGAGCAGCGCACCAGGTTCGCGCTGCGCCAGATCGACCCCGTCCGGCGCTGGAAGCTCTCCCCGATGGACCTGGAGAGCCTGGACCGGTGGGAGGACTACACGGCGGCCAAGCAGGAGACGTTCAACCGGACGGACAAGAAGCACGCGCCGTGGACGGTGATCAAGTCCAACGACAAGAAGCGCGGCCGGATCAACGCCCTGCGCGCCTTCCTGCACCAGTTCGACTACGAGGGCAAGGACGACAGCGTCGTCTACTCCCCGGACCCGCTCATCGTCTCCCGGGCCAAGCACACCGACGAGGACTGA